A genomic region of Megalobrama amblycephala isolate DHTTF-2021 linkage group LG6, ASM1881202v1, whole genome shotgun sequence contains the following coding sequences:
- the scel gene encoding sciellin isoform X2: MSFTGKSFSKVQTGTASSTSSTKAVEESKKKASLLKDNSWIRSNVNEDKQIESDTNYGKTVLGRYKSTENLVSPQDKTSKTESKTTTVTTSSGSSVQALSKRFGGSQDKLNETRTIGTKTTVKPELRTSTTTTKIKDGAKITETTVTTTKQDVVKSSTKSGTITDKDLADIKTKSSGDYKTEVITVKSTKDTVDGPTSPVKTTTSIKTYTKEDVSPTKTTSYSVRSTKSTEDQLFDTLIPTSIKSSDTKHESSDYKTEVVTVKSSKEIIDVPSSPLKTTTSIKTYTKEDVSPTKTTSYSNKSDYKTEVVTVKSSKEIIDVPSSPLKTTTSIKTYTKEDISPAKTSSYSTKSDYKTEVVTVKSSKDIIDVPTSPVKTTSSIKTYTKEDVSPTKTTSYSLRSTKSTEDQLYDTLLPTSITSSYTKHDGSHEDVSVSKTIRTVYSTNDRNEWSTVTSPSYTRTSYTESRPVDYLSDSLTSKTTTTVYTTPERTVSAKDICTYCHKNMYTDEKIVLDDMNINCHARCFKCGVCNSSLGHLKAGDSLWVYRREIHCESCFGVTRGKWIS, from the exons ATGTCTTTCACTGGAAAATCATTCAGTAAAGTCCAAACAG GTACGGCTTCAAGCACTAGTTCCACAAAAGCAGTGGAAGAAAGCAAAAAGAAAGCATCCCTGCTGAAGGACAATAGCTGGATCAGGTCAAATGTGAATGAGGACAAGCAAATAGA AAGCGACACGAACTATGGCAAAACTGTTTTGGGCCGTTACAAGTCCACTGAAAACCTTGTCAG cCCTCAAGATAAAACCAGCAAAACTGAGAGCAAAACCACCACTGTCACCACTTCATCAGGTTCCTCTGTCCAAGCTCTCTCTAAAAG ATTTGGTGGCAGCCAGGACAAGCTGAATGAAACCAG AACCATAGGAACTAAAACAACTGTGAAACCAGAGCTCAGGACAAG CACTACTACAACAAAAATCAAAGATGGTGCAAAGATAACCGAGACAACTGTCACCACAACCAA GCAGGATGTGGTGAAATCATCTACCAAGTCTGGAACAATCACTGATAAAGACCTGGCAGATATAAAGACCAAGAGTTCAGG TGACTACAAAACTGAGGTCATTACTGTGAAGTCAACAAAGGACACTGTTGATGG ACCAACTTCACCTGTCAAGACCACCACAAG CATCAAAACCTACACCAAGGAGGATGTTTCACCAACTAAAACAACATCATATTCTGTCCGATCCACAAAGAG CACTGAGGATCAGCTGTTTGATACTCTCATACCGACATCAATCAAGTCATCAGACACAAAACATGAGAGCAG TGACTACAAGACTGAGGTGGTTACTGTGAAGTCATCAAAGGAAATCATTGATGT ACCATCTTCACCTCTCAAGACCACTACAAG CATTAAAACCTACACCAAGGAGGATGTTTCACCAACTAAAACAACATCTTACTCCAACAAGAG TGACTACAAGACTGAAGTGGTTACTGTGAAGTCATCAAAGGAAATCATTGATGT ACCATCTTCACCTCTCAAGACCACCACAAG CATTAAAACCTACACCAAGGAGGATATTTCACCAGCCAAAACATCGTCCTACTCCACAAAGAG TGACTACAAGACTGAGGTGGTTACTGTGAAGTCATCAAAGGACATCATTGATGT ACCAACTTCACCTGTCAAGACCACCTCAAG CATCAAAACCTACACCAAGGAGGATGTTTCACCAACTAAAACAACATCATATTCTCTCCGATCCACAAAGAG CACTGAGGATCAACTGTATGATACTCTCTTGCCAACATCAATCACGTCAAGCTACACAAAACACGACGGCAG TCACGAGGATGTATCGGTCTCCAAAACCATCAGAACTGTGTATTCAACAAATGACAG AAATGAGTGGAGTACCGTCACAAGTCCTTCTTACACCAGAACATCATACACAGAGAGCAG GCCTGTTGATTACCTGTCGGACTCCCTCACATCAAAAACTACTACAACTGTGTACACAACACCAGAAAG GACGGTGAGCGCAAAGGATATTTGCACATACTGCCATAAAAACATGTACACAGATGAAAAGATTGTCCTGGATGACATGAATATAAACTGTCATGCACGTTGTTTCAAG tGTGGGGTGTGTAATTCGTCTCTGGGACACCTGAAAGCCGGTGACAGCTTATGGGTGTACCGTAGAGAAATTCACTGTGAGAGCTGCTTTGGTGTCACTAGGG gcAAATGGATCAGCTGA
- the scel gene encoding sciellin isoform X8: MSFTGKSFSKVQTGTASSTSSTKAVEESKKKASLLKDNSWIRSNVNEDKQIESDTNYGKTVLGRYKSTENLVSPQDKTSKTESKTTTVTTSSGSSVQALSKRFGGSQDKLNETRTIGTKTTVKPELRTSTTTTKIKDGAKITETTVTTTKQDVVKSSTKSGTITDKDLADIKTKSSGDYKTEVITVKSTKDTVDGPTSPVKTTTSIKTYTKEDVSPTKTTSYSVRSTKSTEDQLFDTLIPTSIKSSDTKHESSDYKTEVVTVKSSKEIIDVPSSPLKTTTSIKTYTKEDVSPTKTTSYSTKSDYKTEVVTVKSSKDINDVPSSPLKTTTSIKTYTKEDVSPTKTTSYSLRSTKSTEDQLYDTLLPTSITSSYTKHDGSHEDVSVSKTIRTVYSTNDRNEWSTVTSPSYTRTSYTESRPVDYLSDSLTSKTTTTVYTTPERTVSAKDICTYCHKNMYTDEKIVLDDMNINCHARCFKCGVCNSSLGHLKAGDSLWVYRREIHCESCFGVTRGKWIS; the protein is encoded by the exons ATGTCTTTCACTGGAAAATCATTCAGTAAAGTCCAAACAG GTACGGCTTCAAGCACTAGTTCCACAAAAGCAGTGGAAGAAAGCAAAAAGAAAGCATCCCTGCTGAAGGACAATAGCTGGATCAGGTCAAATGTGAATGAGGACAAGCAAATAGA AAGCGACACGAACTATGGCAAAACTGTTTTGGGCCGTTACAAGTCCACTGAAAACCTTGTCAG cCCTCAAGATAAAACCAGCAAAACTGAGAGCAAAACCACCACTGTCACCACTTCATCAGGTTCCTCTGTCCAAGCTCTCTCTAAAAG ATTTGGTGGCAGCCAGGACAAGCTGAATGAAACCAG AACCATAGGAACTAAAACAACTGTGAAACCAGAGCTCAGGACAAG CACTACTACAACAAAAATCAAAGATGGTGCAAAGATAACCGAGACAACTGTCACCACAACCAA GCAGGATGTGGTGAAATCATCTACCAAGTCTGGAACAATCACTGATAAAGACCTGGCAGATATAAAGACCAAGAGTTCAGG TGACTACAAAACTGAGGTCATTACTGTGAAGTCAACAAAGGACACTGTTGATGG ACCAACTTCACCTGTCAAGACCACCACAAG CATCAAAACCTACACCAAGGAGGATGTTTCACCAACTAAAACAACATCATATTCTGTCCGATCCACAAAGAG CACTGAGGATCAGCTGTTTGATACTCTCATACCGACATCAATCAAGTCATCAGACACAAAACATGAGAGCAG TGACTACAAGACTGAGGTGGTTACTGTGAAGTCATCAAAGGAAATCATTGATGT acCATCTTCACCTCTCAAGACCACCACAAG CATTAAAACCTACACCAAGGAGGATGTTTCACCAACTAAAACAACATCCTACTCCACAAAGAG TGACTACAAGACTGAGGTGGTTACTGTGAAGTCATCAAAGGACATCAATGATGT ACCATCTTCACCTCTCAAGACCACCACAAG CATCAAAACCTACACCAAGGAGGATGTTTCACCAACTAAAACAACATCATATTCTCTCCGATCCACAAAGAG CACTGAGGATCAACTGTATGATACTCTCTTGCCAACATCAATCACGTCAAGCTACACAAAACACGACGGCAG TCACGAGGATGTATCGGTCTCCAAAACCATCAGAACTGTGTATTCAACAAATGACAG AAATGAGTGGAGTACCGTCACAAGTCCTTCTTACACCAGAACATCATACACAGAGAGCAG GCCTGTTGATTACCTGTCGGACTCCCTCACATCAAAAACTACTACAACTGTGTACACAACACCAGAAAG GACGGTGAGCGCAAAGGATATTTGCACATACTGCCATAAAAACATGTACACAGATGAAAAGATTGTCCTGGATGACATGAATATAAACTGTCATGCACGTTGTTTCAAG tGTGGGGTGTGTAATTCGTCTCTGGGACACCTGAAAGCCGGTGACAGCTTATGGGTGTACCGTAGAGAAATTCACTGTGAGAGCTGCTTTGGTGTCACTAGGG gcAAATGGATCAGCTGA